Proteins encoded in a region of the Manis javanica isolate MJ-LG chromosome 15, MJ_LKY, whole genome shotgun sequence genome:
- the FBRSL1 gene encoding fibrosin-1-like protein isoform X8, whose product MEAKVRQSRRSRAQRDRGRRREAARDARDQSASSGDEPEPGPGKENACLPRPPQSRAAAARPPRRRRRESSSQEEEVIDGFAIASFSTLEALEKDMALKPHERKQKWERRLVKKPRESETCPAAEPSENGRPETGGQPLEAGDPEQDPQPAYDQGARKAPLQPTKQVCSPEGGPLPANHWDQSGPAQRQQQLQPGQPQGSLPAPCQRCQPRRALPDPGQPCQPQQPLPGQRSWPQRSHLGPRQPCRPRRSLLGPGQPCRPQRLLPAPGQPCRPQQSLLAQPCRPRWALLGPRQRYRPLRSLLAPWHRCRPLWSVLALCHRCRPLWSLLAPWHRCRSLRSRVAPGLHSQPSRASSGQRCRPLRSLLAQCQRCQPPQSLLMLHPCHQPTSSLSGQCCCPRRALLAPCQPQRSLLGQPSRPQRSLLGLSQPQQLVEAPEQPGPPKPSLLGPGQPCQRKRPLMGLEQPCQPLQSLLGPSQPCKPQPLLPIPKRPSLLGHPAPPRRPLLGPLSQPRRSLLDLVQVHQPQLSLLALGHPCRPLRSRRTRYSTPAVARQAPSVSPGA is encoded by the exons ATGGAGGCCAAGGTCCGCCAGAGCCGGCGCTCGCGCGCGCAGCGGGACCGCGGCCGGCGCCGGGAGGCGGCCCGTGACGCCCGCGACCAGAGCGCTTCTTCGGGCGATGAGCCCGAGCCCGGTCCCGGCAAGGAGAACGCCTGCCTGCCCCGCCCGCCCCAGtcccgcgccgccgccgcgcgccccccgcgccgccgccgccgcgagTCCAGCTCGCAGGAGGAGGAAGTCATCGATGGCTTCGCCATCGCCAGTTTCAGCACGCTGGAGGCCCTGGAG AAGGACATGGCCCTGAAGCCACATGAGCGGAAGCAGAAATGGGAACGTCGCCTTGTCAAGAAACCTCGGGAGTCAGAGACCTGCCCAGCTGCAGAGCCAAGTGAGAATGGGCGACCTGAAACAGGAGGACAGCCCCTGGAGGCGGGTGACCCTGAGCAGGACCCGCAGCCTGCCTACGACCAGGGGGCAAGGAAGGCCCCACTGCAGCCCACTAAGCAG GTGTGCTCCCCAGAAGGGGGGCCGCTCCCAGCCAACCACTGGGACCAGAGCGGCCCGGCCCAGCGCCAGCAGCAGCTCCAGCCCGGCCAGCCCCAGGGGTCACTCCCAGCCCCGTGTCAGCGCTGCCAGCCCCGTCGGGCTCTCCCGGACCCTGGGCAGCCCTGCCAGCCCCAGCAGCCACTCCCGGGTCAGCGCAGCTGGCCACAGCGGTCACATCTGGGCCCGAGACAGCCCTGCCGGCCCCGGCGGTCGCTTCTGGGCCCAGGTCAGCCCTGCCGGCCCCAGCGGCTGCTTCCAGCCCCAGGTCAGCCCTGCCGGCCGCAGCAGTCACTCCTGGCTCAGCCTTGCCGGCCGCGGTGGGCCCTTCTAGGCCCCAGGCAGCGCTACCGGCCCCTGCGGTCCCTCCTGGCCCCGTGGCACCGCTGTCGGCCCCTGTGGTCTGTCCTGGCCCTGTGCCACCGCTGCCGGCCCCTGTGGTCCCTCCTGGCCCCATGGCACCGCTGCCGATCCCTGCGGTCACGGGTGGCCCCAGGTCTCCATAGCCAGCCCAGCAGGGCATCCTCAGGACAGCGGTGCCGGCCTCTGCGGTCACTACTAGCCCAGTGCCAGCGGTGCCAGCCCCCACAGTCACTGCTCATGCTGCATCCATGTCACCAGCCCACCAGCTCACTCTCAGGCCAGTGCTGCTGCCCCCGGCGGGCACTCCTAGCCCCGTGCCAGCCCCAAAGGTCTCTCCTGGGCCAGCCCAGCCGCCCCCAGCGGTCACTGCTGGGTCTTAGTCAGCCACAGCAGTTAGTTGAAGCCCCAGAGCAGCCTGGCCCCCCCAAACCCTCACTGTTGGGCCCCGGACAGCCATGCCAACGAAAACGGCCCCTCATGGGCCTAGAGCAGCCGTGCCAGCCTCTGCAGTCCCTGCTGGGCCCTAGCCAACCCTGCAAACCCCAGCCATTACTCCCCATACCCAAGCGCCCGTCGCTCCTGGGACACCCAGCCCCACCCCGCCGGCCTCTCCTGGGGCCCCTGAGCCAGCCTCGGCGGTCCCTGTTGGACCTGGTTCAGGTCCATCAGCCTCAGCTCTCACTCCTGGCTCTGGGCCATCCCTGCAGGCCCCTGAGGTCACGACGGACTCGATACTCCACCCCTGCAGTGGCCCGCCAGGCCCCATCTGTGAGCCCTGGAGCCTGA